A window of Streptomyces profundus genomic DNA:
CTGGTGTCCTCCGGGGGGTCGAGGCGCGCGCTCGTCACCGCGTCCTCGTCGAGCAGGGTGGTCATCCGGCCCCGGGCCACCAGCCGGTTGTAGAGGCCCTTCTCCGGGCGGACGTCCGCGTACTGGAGGTCCACCAGATGCAGTCTGGCGGCCTCCCAGCCCAGCCCGTCGCGCCGGCGGTATCCCTCCATCAGCTCGCGCTTGGCCACCCAGTCCAGCTGGTTCGCCAGGCTCATGGGATCGCTCTCCAGCCGGGTCAGGACCTCCTCCCAGCGGGTCAGCACATCCAGCGTCTGGGCGTCGACATCAGCGCCCCAGCGCTCCTCGACGTACTTCCTGGCCAGCTCGTAGAACTCCATCTGGAGCTGCACCGCGGTCAGTCGACGACCGCTGCGCAGTGTCACCAGCTCGCGCAGCGACGGGTCGTGGCTGACCCGGTGGAGGGTGCGGACCGGCTGGTCGACGGCCAGGTCGACGGCGATGAAGCCGTCCTCGATCATCGACAGCACCAGGGCGGTGGTGCCCAGCTTGAGGTACGTGGAGATCTCGGAGAGGTTGGCGTCGCCGATGATCACATGGAGCCGGCGATAGCGCTCGGCGTCGGCGTGCGGCTCGTCCCTGGTGTTGATGATGGGCCGCTTGAGGGTCGTCTCCAGGCCGACCTCGACCTCGAAGTAGTCGGCGCGCTGACTGATCTGGAAGCCGTGCTCCCCGCCGTCCTGCCCGATGCCGACCCGGCCGGCCCCGCAGACCACCTGCCGGGAGACGAAGAACGGCGTCAGATGGCGCACGATCTCGGAGAACGGGGTCTCCCGCTTCATCAGGTAGTTCTCGTGGGTGCCGTAGGAGGCGCCCTTGTTGTCCGTGTTGTTCTTGTAGAGCAGGATCGGCTGGGACCCGGGCACCTCGGCGGCGCGCCTGGCCGCCTCGGCCATGATCCGCTCCCCCGCCTTGTCCCAGCGGACGGCGTCCAGCGGATTGGTGGTCTCGGGGGCGCTGTACTCGGGGTGCGCGTGGTCCACGTAGAGGCGGGCGCCGTTGGTGAGGATGACGTTGGCCAGGCCGATGTCCTCGTCGGTGAGCTGGCTGGCGTCCGCGGTGTCCCGCGCCAGATCGAAGCCGCGCGCGTCGCGGAGCGGGTTCTCCTCCTCGAAGTCCCAGCGCGCTCTTCTGGCCCGGTGCATCGCCGCCGCGTAGGCGTTCACGACCTGGGAGGAGGTGAGCATG
This region includes:
- the dop gene encoding depupylase/deamidase Dop codes for the protein MTVRRVMGIETEYGVSVPGHPNANAMLTSSQVVNAYAAAMHRARRARWDFEEENPLRDARGFDLARDTADASQLTDEDIGLANVILTNGARLYVDHAHPEYSAPETTNPLDAVRWDKAGERIMAEAARRAAEVPGSQPILLYKNNTDNKGASYGTHENYLMKRETPFSEIVRHLTPFFVSRQVVCGAGRVGIGQDGGEHGFQISQRADYFEVEVGLETTLKRPIINTRDEPHADAERYRRLHVIIGDANLSEISTYLKLGTTALVLSMIEDGFIAVDLAVDQPVRTLHRVSHDPSLRELVTLRSGRRLTAVQLQMEFYELARKYVEERWGADVDAQTLDVLTRWEEVLTRLESDPMSLANQLDWVAKRELMEGYRRRDGLGWEAARLHLVDLQYADVRPEKGLYNRLVARGRMTTLLDEDAVTSARLDPPEDTRAYFRGRCLERYAEHVAAASWDSVIFDLPGRDSLQRVPTMDPLRGTREHVEGLLESSPTAQDLVRALSGG